The following are from one region of the Sardina pilchardus chromosome 4, fSarPil1.1, whole genome shotgun sequence genome:
- the LOC134078880 gene encoding carboxypeptidase O-like, giving the protein MCGNGHLILAGLGCLLLCLQNVESKSETCLQHTIWNYNYTRYHPMSEISDWMERVVSENPELVSSSVYGETFEGRNITYLKIGLGSEGEKKKAIWMDCGIHGNEWIAPAFCQWFVKEILQRYKTDSKLAEILKNMELYVTPVLNVDGYTYSWFSEETRYWRKSRSPPPDGCSCPGVDLNRNFNASWGTVGVSRDCCRPNYCGSGPVSEKEAEAVTQFVGSRVEQILCFLTIHSAGQLLLPPYGHPDLSAPNIDELRAVGQAAAEAMKAVHGKVYRVGKSKELIYANSGTSRDWARLIGIPFSYTFELRDTGEFAYRLPENQIQPACEEAFEGVRSIITYVHDQAFHRRGQEDEKQEGR; this is encoded by the exons ATGTGCGGAAACGGCCATCTGATTTTAGCTGGTCTGGGATGTCTGCTTCTGTGCTTGCAGAATGTAGAATCCAAATCAGAGAC ATGCTTGCAACACACAATCTGGAATTATAATTACACAAGATACCACCCGATGTCAGAG ATCTCTGATTGGATGGAGCGTGTGGTGTCAGAGAACCCAGAGCTGGTGTCCTCCTCTGTGTACGGAGAGACCTTTGAGGGCAGGAACATCACATACCTCAAG ATTGGCCTAGGCtctgagggagagaagaagaaagccaTCTGGATGGACTGTGGGATCCACGGCAATGAGTGGATCGCTCCTGCCTTCTGCCAGTGGTTCGTTAAAGAG aTCTTGCAGAGATATAAAACAGACAGCAAGCTGGCGGAGATTTTGAAAAACATGGAATTGTACGTCACCCCTGTTCTGAACGTTGATGGCTACACGTACAGCTGGTTCAGTGAGGAA ACTCGATACTGGAGGAAGTCCAGGTCACCTCCCCCAGATGGCTGTTCCTGCCCTGGCGTGGATCTCAACAGGAACTTCAACGCAAGCTGGGGCA CTGTGGGCGTGTCCAGAGACTGCTGCAGGCCCAACTACTGTGGTTCTGGTCCGGTGTCGGAGAAGGAGGCGGAGGCCGTGACCCAGTTTGTGGGCAGCAGGGTGGAGCAGATCCTCTGCTTCCTCACCATCCACTCCGCAGGGCAGCTGCTGCTCCCGCCGTACGGCCACCCAGACCTGTCCGCCCCCAACATTGATGAGCTg AGGGCTGTgggccaggcggctgctgaaGCTATGAAGGCCGTCCACGGGAAGGTCTACAGAGTGGGAAAATCTAAAGAGTTAATCT ATGCTAACTCGGGTACCTCGCGTGACTGGGCTCGTCTGATAGGGATCCCCTTCTCCTACACCTTTGAGCTGAGGGACACGGGCGAGTTCGCCTACCGCCTCCCCGAGAACCAGATCCAGCCGGCCTGTGAGGAGGCCTTCGAGGGAGTCCGCAGCATCATCACCTATGTCCACGACCAGGCCTTCCACAGGAGGGGTCAAGAGGATGAAAAACAGGAGGGAAGATGA
- the LOC134078886 gene encoding carboxypeptidase O-like → MIAVGLAFLILCIQNADCTSDKPAQEGTTWNYDYTKYHPMSEISDWMERVVSENPELVSSSVYGETFEGRNITYLKIGLGSEGEKKKAIWMDCGIHAREWIAPAFCQWFVKEILRRYQTDEKLNEMLKNMDFYVTPVLNIDGYMFSWVNESTRLWRKSRSTPPDGCSCPGVDLNRNFNANWGTVGVSKDCCSNTYCGSGPVSEKEAEAVTQFVGSRVEQILCFLTIHSAGQLLLMPYGHPQISAPNSDELRAVGQAAAEAMKAVHGKGYRVGTSPEILYANSGSSRDWARLIGIPFSYTFELRDTGEFGHLLPENQIQPACEEAFEGARTIITYVHDKAFHNRTEIGAVGATRAFWATVLASCLVNMYLL, encoded by the exons ATGATCGCTGTTGGGTTGGCTTTTCTGATTTTGTGCATACAGAATGCAGACTGCACCTCAGATAA GCCTGCACAGGAAGGAACCACTTGGAATTATGACTATACCAAATACCACCCAATGTCAGAG aTCTCTGATTGGATGGAACGTGTGGTGTCAGAGAACCCAGAGCTGGTGTCCTCCTCTGTGTACGGAGAGACCTTTGAGGGCAGGAACATCACATACCTCAAG ATTGGCCTAGGCtctgagggagagaagaagaaagccaTCTGGATGGACTGTGGGATTCACGCCAGAGAGTGGATCGCTCCTGCCTTCTGCCAGTGGTTTGTTaaagag ATCTTACGACGCTACCAGACAGATGAGAAACTGAATGAGATGCTAAAGAACATGGACTTCTACGTGACTCCCGTTTTGAACATTGATGGCTACATGTTCAGCTGGGTTAATGAGAGT ACTCGACTGTGGAGGAAGTCCAGGTCAACTCCCCCAGATGGCTGTTCCTGCCCTGGCGTGGATCTCAACAGGAACTTCAATGCAAACTGGGGCA CTGTGGGCGTGTCCAAAGACTGCTGCAGCAACACGTACTGTGGTTCTGGTCCGGTGTCGGAGAAGGAGGCGGAGGCCGTGACCCAGTTCGTGGGCAGCAGGGTGGAGCAGATCCTCTGCTTCCTCACCATCCACTCCGCAGggcagctgctgctgatgcCTTATGGACACCCACAAATCTCAGCACCCAACTCTGACGAGCTG AGGGCTGTGGGCCAGGCTGCTGCTGAAGCTATGAAGGCCGTCCATGGGAAGGGCTACCGAGTGGGGACCTCTCCTGAGATACTCT ATGCTAACTCAGGTTCCTCGCGCGACTGGGCTCGCCTGATAGGGATCCCCTTCTCCTACACCTTTGAGCTGAGGGACACGGGCGAGTTTGGCCACCTCCTCCCCGAGAACCAGATCCAGCCGGCCTGTGAGGAGGCCTTCGAGGGAGCCCGCACCATCATCACCTACGTCCACGACAAGGCCTTCCACAACCGCACTGAGATTGGAGCCGTCGGTGCCACGAGAGCCTTCTGGGCCACCGTACTGGCATCCTGCCTGGTCAACATGTACCTGTTATGA
- the LOC134078873 gene encoding UDP-glucuronosyltransferase 1-6-like, whose amino-acid sequence MMRAVIVLLISLLCLGSAQGGKLLVIPSDGSPWRETKPLVEELGRRGHQVVVVIPEASHSLGPSEHTTTLTFPVPYTKESYGARLDEDLHRLMDTDVSTTVGRLRNYRDNLDMLSYYVSVTCESMLYNKELMQTLRDYEFDALLIHPFWTSGIIIGAYLDIPSVYMSGPYPCPLDIISTRCPHPVSYLPLRYTHYSNRMTLWERTVNLLRSFLEPAACSRLYVHADKVASEFLQRDTSIVELASNAALWLVRFDFTYEFPMPLMPNMIMIGGMKTGKPKPLSQEVEEFVNGSGEHGFVVFTLGSMVSQLPEEKARAFFEAFRQIPQRVLWRYTGPVPENAPKNVKLMKWLPQNDLLGHPKAKAFITHGGSHGIYEGIYNGIPMVTIPLFVDQGDNTQRMVARGVAESLTITDVTTAKVLEALNKVIGDKSYKANMMKLSAVHKDRPIEPLDLAVFWTEFVMRHKGADHLRSTAHELSWVQYHSLDVIALLTTIILTVVLVTIKCCMFCFRKCTGKSNQNKNKRE is encoded by the exons ATGATGCGGGCTGTCATCGTGCTGCTGATCTCTCTCCTGTGCCTGGGCTCTGCTCAGGGTGGGAAGCTGCTAGTGATCCCATCCGACGGCAGCCCCTGGCGAGAAACAAAGCCCCTGGTGGAGGAACTGGGGAGGAGGGGCcaccaggtggtggtggtgatcccAGAGGCCAGTCACAGCTTGGGCCCCTCTGAGCACACCACCACCCTGACCTTTCCCGTACCGTACACCAAGGAAAGCTATGGCGCCCGCTTAGACGAAGACCTGCACCGACTGATGGACACGGATGTCTCCACTACTGTGGGGAGGTTAAGGAACTATAGGGACAACCTGGACATGCTGAGTTACTACGTCTCGGTGACCTGTGAAAGCATGCTGTACAACAAGGAGCTGATGCAGACCTTACGGGACTACGAGTTTGATGCCCTCCTCATTCACCCATTTTGGACTAGTGGAATCATCATTGGGGCGTATCTGGACATTCCGTCGGTCTACATGAGTGGTCCTTATCCTTGCCCCCTTGACATTATATCCACGAGATGTCCTCACCCTGTTTCATATCTGCCACTAcgatacacacactacagcaatcGCATGACCTTGTGGGAGAGGACCGTCAACTTGCTGAGGTCCTTCCTGGAGCCTGCGGCCTGCAGTCGTCTCTACGTTCATGCAGACAAGGTGGCGTCTGAATTCCTGCAGAGGGACACGTCAATTGTGGAGCTGGCGAGTAACGCAGCACTGTGGCTTGTTCGGTTCGACTTTACCTATGAGTTCCCCATGCCTCTGATGCCCAACATGATCATGATTGGTGGGATGAAAACCGGAAAGCCAAAACCCCTATCACAG gaggtggaggagtttgTGAATGGATCTGGTGAACACGGCTTTGTGGTCTTCACGCTGGGCTCAATGGTGTCCCAGTTACCGGAGGAGAAGGCCCGAGCGTTCTTCGAGGCATTCCGGCAGATTCCACAGAGG GTTTTGTGGAGGTACACTGGACCCGTGCCTGAGAACGCCCCAAAGAATGTCAAACTCATGAAGTGGTTGCCTCAAAATGACCTTTTAG GTCACCCGAAGGCGAAGGCTTTCATCACACATGGAGGGTCCCATGGCATCTATGAGGGTATATATAACGGAATTCCCATGGTGACGATCCCACTGTTTGTTGACCAGGGTGACAACACACAGCGTATGGTTGCGCGTGGTGTTGCCGAGTCTTTGACCATTACTGATGTAACCACAGCCAAAGTATTGGAAGCACTCAACAAAGTCATTGGTGACAAGAG TTACAAGGCAAATATGATGAAGCTGTCGGCTGTGCACAAGGACCGTCCGATTGAACCTCTTGACCTGGCCGTCTTCTGGACCGAGTTTGTAATGAGACACAAAGGAGCGGACCACTTGCGGTCCACTGCCCACGAGCTGAGCTGGGTCCAGTACCACAGCCTTGACGTGATCGCGTTGCTAACAACCATCATACTCACAGTTGTTCTTGTCACCATTAAATGTTGTATGTTCTGCTTTAGGAAGTGCACAGGAAagtcaaaccaaaacaaaaataagagaGAATAG
- the LOC134079003 gene encoding UDP-glucuronosyltransferase 1-6-like: MMRAVIVLLISLLCLGSAQGGKLLVIPLDGSPWRGMKLLVEELGRRGHQVVVVIPEVSHSLGPSKNTTTLTFSVPYTQESFDTDLDEDMFQFMTTDVSTDVAKFRNYWSTLDTLSGFTIMTCESMLYNKELMQTLRDYEFDALLTDPFWPVGVIIGNYLDIPSVYMSGPYPCPLDIISTRCPHPASYLPQRFTHYSNRMTLWERTVNLLRSVLEPAACSRLYAHADKMASDFLQKDTSIVELASNAALWLVRFDFTYEFPMPLMPNMVMIGGMKAGKPKPLPQVSHPKAKAFITHGGTHGIYEGIYSGVPMVTIPLFIDQGDNAQRMVARGVAESLPIADVTTAKVLEALNKVIGDKSYKANMMKLSAVHKDRPIEPLDLAVFWTEFVMRHKGADHLRSTAHELSWVQYHSLDVIALLTTAILTLVLVTIKCCTFCFRKCTGKSNKTKIRENS, encoded by the exons ATGATGCGGGCTGTCATCGTGCTGCTGATCTCTCTCCTGTGCCTGGGCTCTGCTCAGGGTGGGAAGCTGCTAGTGATCCCATTAGACGGCAGCCCCTGGAGAGGGATGAAGCTCCTGGTGGAGGAATTGGGGAGGAGGGGTcaccaggtggtggtggtgatcccAGAGGTCAGTCACAGCTTGGGCCCCTCTAAGAACACCACCACCCTGACCTTTTCCGTACCATACACCCAGGAAAGCTTTGACACAGACTTAGATGAAGACATGTTCCAATTTATGACCACAGATGTCTCCACTGATGTAGCAAAGTTTAGGAACTACTGGAGCACCCTGGACACGCTGAGTGGTTTTACCATAATGACCTGTGAAAGCATGCTGTACAACAAGGAGCTGATGCAGACCTTACGGGACTACGAGTTTGATGCTCTGCTCACCGACCCTTTCTGGCCTGTTGGAGTCATCATTGGGAATTACCTGGACATTCCGTCCGTCTACATGAGTGGTCCTTATCCTTGCCCCCTTGACATTATATCCACCAGATGTCCTCACCCGGCTTCATATCTGCCACAACGcttcacacactacagcaatcGCATGACCTTGTGGGAGAGGACCGTCAACCTGCTGAGGTCCGTACTGGAGCCTGCGGCCTGCAGTCGTCTTTACGCTCATGCAGACAAGATGGCGTCTGATTTCCTGCAGAAAGACACATCCATTGTGGAGCTGGCGAGTAACGCAGCACTGTGGCTTGTTCGGTTTGACTTTACCTATGAGTTCCCCATGCCTCTGATGCCCAACATGGTCATGATTGGTGGGATGAAAGCAGGAAAGCCAAAACCCCTACCACAGGTGA GTCACCCGAAGGCGAAGGCTTTCATCACACATGGAGGGACCCATGGTATCTATGAGGGTATATATAGTGGTGTTCCCATGGTGACGATCCCACTATTTATTGACCAGGGTGACAATGCCCAGCGCATGGTTGCGCGTGGTGTTGCCGAGTCTTTGCCCATTGCTGACGTGACCACAGCCAAAGTGTTGGAAGCACTCAACAAAGTCATTGGTGACAAGAG CTACAAGGCAAATATGATGAAGCTGTCGGCTGTGCACAAGGACCGTCCGATTGAACCTCTTGACCTGGCCGTCTTCTGGACCGAGTTTGTAATGAGACACAAAGGAGCGGACCACTTGCGGTCCACTGCCCACGAGCTGAGCTGGGTCCAGTACCACAGCCTTGATGTGATCGCGTTGCTAACAACCGCCATACTCACTCTTGTTCTTGTCACCATTAAATGTTGTACGTTCTGTTTTAGGAAGTGCACAGGAaagtcaaacaaaacaaaaataagagaGAATAGTTGA